The following proteins are encoded in a genomic region of Neisseria perflava:
- a CDS encoding paraquat-inducible protein A, with amino-acid sequence MKRIPAYHRWWRYKSYLPDATLPAHTVECPDCGCRMDIPRLRQGQEAHCPVCNHEIVEVENNPYIAPIAYALTTLILMAFAYNMVYIRVDLFGVTSILSLPQMMRLLISLDYGFLAEVMFILTFGAPLLFLLLCLYVYTALIREKAYPALRFATRVLVRLRHWIMVDVFFISTLVAYIKLSSVATVEFGSAFYLMFPLSVMLIRTSVSIPQHWVYYKIHRLTGGHAVQTASEDKICCSRCLYFRNKDEQPCGVCGADLYRRRPKSLSISLAFLVAAFILYFPANILPIMISSNPTALEINTIFNGIVYMWDEGDRLIAVIIFSASIMLPVLKIIAMAVLIYSAYFKPVMSADKMSVLYRITESIGRWSMIDIFVIILLMSSFHTNMARVVPGGAAIYFCLVVILTMLSAYYFDPRLIWDKQQQLSDGLDSDQTLTQ; translated from the coding sequence ATGAAACGGATTCCTGCCTACCATCGCTGGTGGCGCTACAAGTCTTATCTTCCTGATGCGACGCTGCCTGCACATACGGTGGAATGCCCCGATTGCGGCTGCCGTATGGATATTCCGCGCCTGCGTCAGGGGCAGGAAGCGCATTGTCCGGTATGCAACCATGAAATCGTAGAGGTGGAAAACAATCCGTATATCGCGCCGATCGCCTATGCGCTGACAACCTTGATTCTGATGGCGTTTGCGTACAATATGGTGTATATCCGCGTCGATTTGTTCGGCGTGACATCGATTTTGTCGTTGCCGCAAATGATGCGGCTTTTGATTTCGCTGGATTATGGTTTTCTGGCGGAAGTGATGTTTATCCTTACTTTCGGTGCGCCTTTACTGTTTTTACTGCTCTGCCTGTATGTTTATACGGCTTTGATACGCGAAAAGGCCTACCCTGCGCTGCGCTTTGCGACGCGTGTATTGGTGCGGCTGCGTCATTGGATTATGGTGGATGTGTTTTTCATCTCCACTTTGGTGGCGTATATCAAGCTCTCGTCCGTTGCTACGGTAGAGTTCGGCTCGGCGTTTTATCTGATGTTTCCGCTGTCGGTCATGCTGATTCGGACTTCGGTATCGATTCCGCAGCATTGGGTTTATTATAAGATTCACCGTTTAACCGGCGGCCATGCGGTTCAGACGGCCTCTGAAGACAAAATCTGTTGCAGCCGCTGCCTGTATTTCCGCAATAAAGACGAGCAGCCTTGCGGCGTATGCGGCGCAGACTTATACCGCCGCCGCCCGAAAAGCCTGAGCATTTCGCTGGCGTTTTTAGTGGCGGCGTTTATCCTGTATTTCCCTGCCAACATCCTGCCGATTATGATTTCGTCCAACCCGACGGCTTTGGAGATCAATACGATTTTCAACGGCATTGTTTATATGTGGGACGAAGGCGACCGGTTGATTGCCGTGATTATCTTTAGTGCCAGTATTATGCTGCCGGTTTTGAAGATTATTGCGATGGCGGTTTTGATTTATTCCGCATACTTCAAACCTGTGATGAGCGCGGACAAAATGTCGGTTTTGTATCGGATTACCGAATCCATCGGCCGCTGGTCGATGATTGATATTTTTGTGATTATTCTTTTGATGAGTTCGTTCCACACCAATATGGCACGCGTCGTGCCGGGTGGTGCAGCGATTTACTTCTGCCTGGTCGTTATTTTGACCATGCTTTCTGCCTATTATTTCGATCCCCGTCTGATTTGGGACAAGCAACAGCAGCTTTCAGACGGCCTTGATTCTGACCAGACCTTAACACAATGA
- the pqiB gene encoding intermembrane transport protein PqiB codes for MKKHDSSPNYHAPARVKKTNVFTSVVWLIPLIALIAGGWLLVKDIRNRGPVVTLLMDSAEGIEVNNTVIKVLNVDVGRVTRIKLRDDQKGVEVTAQLSADAKDLIRSDTQFWVVKPRIDQSGVTGLGTLLSGSYIAFTPGKSQETQDVFVVQDIPPIAAIGQSGLRLNLIGKNDRILNVSSPVLYENFMVGQVESAHFDPSDQSVHYTIFIQSPNDKLINSESRFWLENGINIETTGSGVKLNSAPLPALLSGAISFDSPKTKNSKNVKSEDSFTLYDSRSEVANLPDERSLYYTAFFKQSVRGLTAGSPVEYKGLNVGVVSDVPYFDRNDSLHLFENGWIPVRIRIEPSRLEINADEQSKEHWKQQFQTALNKGLTATISSNNLLTGSKMIELNDQPSASPKLRPHTVYAGDTVIATQGGGLDDLQAKVADLLDKFNNLPLDKTVAGLNGSLAELKSTLKSANAALSSIDKLVGKPQTQNIPNELNQTLKELRQTLQGVSPQSPIYGDVQNTLQSLDKTLRDVQPVINTLKEKPNALIFNSSSKDPIPKGSR; via the coding sequence ATGAAAAAACACGATTCTTCACCCAATTATCACGCACCGGCGCGTGTCAAGAAAACCAATGTCTTCACGTCTGTCGTGTGGCTGATTCCGCTGATTGCGCTGATTGCCGGCGGCTGGCTTTTGGTTAAAGACATCCGCAACCGCGGCCCTGTCGTTACACTGTTGATGGACAGCGCGGAAGGCATCGAAGTCAACAACACCGTTATTAAAGTGTTGAATGTCGATGTCGGACGCGTTACCCGCATCAAATTGCGCGACGACCAAAAAGGCGTGGAAGTCACTGCGCAGCTCAGCGCCGATGCCAAAGACCTTATCCGCAGCGATACCCAATTTTGGGTGGTCAAACCGCGTATCGACCAAAGCGGCGTTACCGGCTTGGGCACTTTGCTTTCCGGTTCATATATTGCATTTACACCGGGCAAAAGCCAAGAAACCCAAGATGTGTTTGTCGTGCAGGACATTCCACCGATTGCCGCCATCGGCCAAAGCGGCCTGCGCCTGAATTTGATCGGCAAAAACGACCGCATCCTCAACGTCAGCAGCCCTGTTTTGTATGAAAACTTTATGGTCGGTCAAGTAGAAAGCGCGCATTTCGACCCGTCCGACCAAAGCGTGCATTACACCATTTTCATCCAAAGCCCCAACGACAAACTGATTAATTCGGAAAGCCGTTTCTGGTTGGAGAACGGCATCAATATCGAAACCACAGGCAGCGGCGTCAAACTCAACTCCGCCCCTCTGCCTGCCCTGCTGTCGGGCGCGATTTCGTTTGATTCGCCGAAAACCAAAAACAGTAAAAACGTCAAAAGCGAAGACAGCTTCACGCTTTATGACAGCCGCAGCGAAGTTGCCAACCTGCCTGACGAGCGCTCGCTGTATTACACTGCGTTTTTCAAACAATCCGTACGCGGACTGACTGCCGGTTCGCCCGTCGAATATAAAGGGCTTAATGTCGGCGTGGTTTCCGATGTTCCTTATTTCGACCGCAACGACAGCCTGCATTTGTTTGAAAACGGCTGGATTCCCGTGCGCATCCGCATTGAGCCTTCCCGTTTGGAAATCAATGCCGACGAGCAAAGCAAAGAGCATTGGAAACAACAATTTCAGACGGCCTTAAACAAAGGTCTGACTGCCACCATCTCCAGCAACAACCTGCTGACCGGCAGCAAAATGATTGAGTTGAACGATCAGCCTTCCGCCTCGCCCAAGCTGCGACCGCATACCGTTTATGCCGGCGATACCGTTATCGCAACCCAAGGCGGCGGTTTGGACGATTTGCAGGCAAAAGTGGCCGACTTGTTAGACAAGTTCAACAATCTGCCATTGGATAAAACCGTTGCCGGCTTGAACGGCTCACTTGCCGAACTCAAGTCCACACTCAAATCCGCCAATGCCGCTTTAAGCTCTATTGACAAACTGGTCGGCAAACCGCAAACGCAAAACATTCCGAACGAGCTGAACCAAACCCTGAAAGAGTTGCGTCAAACCCTGCAAGGTGTATCGCCGCAATCGCCTATCTACGGCGATGTACAAAATACGCTGCAAAGTTTGGACAAGACCCTCAGAGACGTTCAACCCGTGATTAATACTTTGAAAGAAAAACCCAATGCGCTGATTTTCAACAGCAGCAGCAAAGACCCTATCCCGAAAGGAAGCCGATAA
- a CDS encoding TonB-dependent hemoglobin/transferrin/lactoferrin family receptor, which translates to MKPLQMLPIAALVGSIFGNPVLAADEAATETTPVKAEIKEVRVKGQRNAPAAVERVNLGRIQQEMVRDNKDLVRYSTDVGLSDSGRHQKGFAVRGVEGNRVGVSIDGVSLPDSEENSLYARYGNFNSSRLSIDPELVRNIEIVKGADSFNTGSGALGGGVNYQTLQGHDLLLPERQFGVMMKNGYSSRNREWTNTLGFGVSNDRVDAALLYSQRRGHETESAGERGYPVEGAGSGANIRGSARGIPDPSKHKYHSFLGKIAYQINDNHRIGASLNGQQGHNYTTEESYNLTASSWREADDVNRRRNANLFYEWTPDSNWLSLLKADFDYQKTKVAAVNYKGSFPMDYSTWTRNYNQKDLDEIYNRSMDTTFKRITLRMDSQPLQLGGQHRLSFKTFASQREFENLNRDDYYFSGRILRTTSTIQHPVKTNNYGFSLSDQIQWNDVFSSRAGIRYDYTKMTPQQLNAECHACDKTPPAANTYKGWSGFVGLAAQLSQTWRLGYDVTSGFRVPNASEVYFTYNHGSGTWLPNPNLKAERSTTHTLSLQGRSEKGTLDANLYQSNYRNFLSEEQKLTTSGDVGCTQMNYYYGICSNPYSEKLEWQMQNIDKARIRGLELTGRLNLGQVVSFVPEGWKLFGSVGYAKSKLSGNNSLLSTQPLKVIAGVDYESPSEKWGVFSRLTYLGAKKAKDAQYTVFENTGWGTPLQEKVVDYPWLNKSAYVFDMYGFYKPAKNLTLRAGVYNMFNRKYTTWDSLRGLYSYSTTNGVDRDGKGLDRYRAPGRNYAVSLEWKF; encoded by the coding sequence ATGAAACCATTACAAATGCTCCCTATTGCCGCGCTGGTCGGCAGTATTTTCGGCAATCCAGTCTTGGCAGCGGATGAAGCTGCAACTGAAACCACACCCGTTAAAGCAGAGATAAAAGAAGTCCGCGTTAAAGGCCAGCGCAATGCGCCTGCAGCCGTGGAACGTGTCAACCTTGGCCGTATCCAACAAGAAATGGTACGCGACAACAAAGACTTGGTACGTTATTCCACCGACGTCGGCCTGAGCGACAGTGGCCGCCATCAAAAAGGCTTTGCTGTGCGCGGCGTGGAAGGCAACCGTGTCGGTGTCAGCATTGACGGCGTGAGCCTGCCTGATTCGGAAGAAAACTCACTGTATGCCCGTTATGGCAACTTCAACAGTTCGCGTCTGTCTATCGACCCTGAACTCGTGCGCAACATTGAAATCGTGAAGGGCGCAGACTCTTTTAATACCGGTAGCGGTGCCTTGGGTGGCGGCGTGAATTACCAAACCCTGCAAGGTCATGATTTGCTGTTGCCTGAGCGTCAGTTCGGCGTGATGATGAAAAACGGTTACAGCAGCCGCAACCGCGAATGGACAAATACACTCGGTTTCGGCGTGAGCAACGACCGCGTGGATGCCGCTTTGCTGTATTCGCAACGTCGCGGCCATGAGACCGAAAGCGCGGGCGAGCGTGGCTATCCGGTAGAGGGTGCCGGAAGCGGAGCGAATATCCGTGGTTCTGCGCGCGGTATTCCTGATCCGTCCAAACATAAATACCACAGCTTCTTGGGTAAGATTGCTTATCAAATCAACGACAACCACCGTATCGGCGCATCGCTCAACGGTCAGCAGGGCCACAATTACACGACTGAAGAGTCTTATAACCTGACCGCTTCTTCTTGGCGCGAAGCCGACGATGTCAACAGACGGCGCAATGCCAACCTGTTTTACGAGTGGACGCCCGATTCGAATTGGTTGTCGTTGTTGAAAGCGGACTTCGATTATCAGAAAACCAAAGTGGCGGCAGTTAACTACAAAGGCTCGTTCCCGATGGATTATTCCACCTGGACGCGCAACTACAACCAGAAGGATTTGGACGAAATCTACAACCGCAGCATGGATACAACCTTCAAACGCATTACGCTGCGTATGGACAGCCAGCCGTTGCAACTGGGCGGGCAACACCGCCTGTCGTTTAAAACATTTGCCAGCCAACGTGAGTTTGAAAACTTAAACCGCGACGATTACTACTTCAGCGGCCGTATTTTGCGCACGACCAGCACGATTCAGCATCCGGTGAAAACCAACAACTACGGTTTCTCGCTGTCTGACCAAATCCAATGGAACGACGTGTTCAGCAGCCGCGCAGGTATCCGTTACGACTACACCAAAATGACGCCGCAGCAACTGAATGCCGAGTGTCATGCTTGTGACAAAACACCACCTGCAGCCAACACTTATAAAGGCTGGAGCGGTTTTGTCGGCTTGGCTGCACAGCTGAGTCAGACATGGCGTTTGGGTTACGATGTAACTTCCGGTTTCCGCGTGCCGAATGCGTCTGAAGTGTATTTCACTTACAACCACGGCTCAGGTACCTGGTTGCCTAATCCGAACCTGAAAGCCGAGCGCAGCACCACCCATACCCTTTCTCTGCAAGGCCGCAGCGAAAAAGGTACTTTGGATGCCAACCTGTATCAAAGCAATTACCGCAACTTCTTGTCTGAAGAGCAGAAGCTGACCACCAGTGGCGATGTCGGCTGTACTCAGATGAATTACTACTATGGTATTTGTAGCAATCCTTATTCCGAAAAACTGGAATGGCAGATGCAAAACATCGACAAGGCCCGAATCCGTGGTCTTGAGCTGACAGGCCGTCTGAATTTGGGACAAGTGGTTTCTTTCGTACCTGAAGGCTGGAAACTGTTTGGTTCTGTCGGCTACGCGAAGAGCAAACTGTCTGGCAACAACAGCCTGTTGTCCACTCAGCCTCTGAAAGTGATTGCCGGTGTCGATTACGAGAGCCCGAGCGAAAAATGGGGTGTATTCTCCCGCCTGACTTATTTGGGTGCGAAAAAAGCCAAAGATGCGCAGTACACCGTGTTTGAAAACACCGGTTGGGGTACGCCTTTGCAAGAAAAAGTAGTAGATTATCCATGGCTGAACAAATCGGCTTATGTGTTTGATATGTACGGCTTCTACAAACCGGCTAAAAACCTGACTTTGCGTGCCGGTGTGTACAATATGTTCAACCGCAAATACACCACTTGGGACTCCCTGCGCGGCCTGTACAGCTACAGCACCACCAACGGGGTTGACCGCGATGGCAAAGGCTTAGACCGCTATCGCGCCCCAGGCCGCAATTACGCTGTATCGCTGGAATGGAAATTCTAA
- a CDS encoding formate/nitrite transporter family protein, protein MDTRDLFPHEILQDAIGKSCAKSEFSIKMLVILSFLGGGYVGFGYLACLRVISGIPAEWNGLAALLGASVFPIALICILIGGGELATGNMMIMALGRLTGRVSTHKLVRNWLIVSLGNLAGAVAMAYFLGHYVGLAEGPATAKTIAIAEAKVNMDFGRAFVSAIACNWMVCMGIWFYFGARHTSGRILAMWFPVMIFVLIGFQHFVANMFIIPAGIWAGANVSWGQFFYNMIPVFLGNVLGGSSFVAASYLFAYKHLLKDDFSI, encoded by the coding sequence ATGGACACACGAGACCTGTTCCCTCATGAAATTTTGCAGGACGCCATCGGCAAAAGTTGCGCCAAATCTGAATTCAGCATCAAGATGTTGGTGATTTTGAGTTTCTTGGGCGGCGGTTATGTCGGCTTCGGCTATCTTGCCTGCCTGCGCGTCATCAGCGGCATTCCAGCCGAATGGAACGGCCTGGCCGCCCTTTTGGGCGCATCCGTGTTCCCTATCGCACTGATTTGTATCTTAATCGGCGGCGGCGAGTTGGCAACAGGCAATATGATGATTATGGCTTTGGGCAGATTGACCGGCCGCGTCAGCACCCACAAACTGGTACGCAACTGGCTCATTGTCAGCTTGGGCAATCTAGCAGGCGCCGTTGCCATGGCCTATTTTCTCGGCCACTACGTCGGCCTTGCCGAAGGGCCGGCCACAGCGAAAACCATTGCTATTGCCGAAGCTAAAGTCAATATGGACTTCGGCCGCGCATTCGTTTCTGCCATCGCATGTAACTGGATGGTGTGTATGGGCATCTGGTTTTACTTCGGCGCACGCCATACTTCAGGACGAATCTTAGCCATGTGGTTCCCTGTTATGATCTTCGTATTAATCGGCTTTCAACACTTTGTTGCCAATATGTTCATCATTCCTGCCGGCATTTGGGCGGGCGCAAACGTCAGCTGGGGTCAATTTTTCTACAACATGATTCCCGTTTTCTTAGGCAACGTCCTGGGCGGGTCATCCTTTGTCGCAGCCTCTTATCTCTTTGCTTACAAACACTTACTAAAAGACGATTTTTCTATTTAA
- a CDS encoding PqiC family protein, whose amino-acid sequence MRLFPIAAALTLAACGTAQSTQYFVLPDSQYIRPAAQGNEIAVKVNLAEPLANGGLVYQTDAYHVNLAKNHLWAAPLDGALAANLSNKLNRLNPHRTFVPASRSQSSQTLKVYIEAFQGSYQGQTTISGYAQWPDGRSKPFNAITPQQGDGYTAMLESLENGLSQVADTIAY is encoded by the coding sequence ATGCGCCTCTTCCCGATTGCCGCCGCCCTGACGCTTGCCGCCTGCGGCACCGCGCAAAGCACACAATATTTCGTCCTACCCGACAGCCAATACATCCGTCCGGCTGCACAAGGCAACGAAATCGCGGTTAAAGTCAATCTTGCCGAACCGCTTGCCAACGGCGGCCTTGTTTACCAAACCGACGCCTATCATGTGAATCTGGCGAAAAACCACCTTTGGGCAGCACCACTCGATGGCGCGTTGGCAGCAAACCTCAGCAACAAGCTCAACCGCCTCAATCCGCATCGCACCTTTGTGCCTGCTTCACGCAGCCAAAGCAGCCAAACCCTGAAAGTCTATATCGAAGCCTTCCAAGGCAGCTATCAGGGGCAGACCACCATCAGCGGTTATGCACAATGGCCGGACGGACGCAGCAAACCGTTTAACGCCATTACGCCGCAACAAGGCGACGGCTATACCGCCATGCTTGAATCATTGGAAAACGGTTTGTCACAGGTTGCCGATACGATTGCCTATTAA
- a CDS encoding GrxB family glutaredoxin — translation MFQNTLFQTALGVMVNRFEILRSISMKLYIYDHCPFCVRARMIFGLRDVAVEEVVLANDDEATPIGMIGSKQVPILQKEDGSFMGESLDIVRYIDQGRLKEEVRPEVQAWLDKVGEYNNKLVQPRMVKIGLPEFETDEAKKYFIDKKEKSIGNFETNLNKTAQYLERLHQDLAELEALVCEGEGLGGEISLEDILTFPILRNLTVVRGIQWPQKLMDYLLAMSERSGVALYFDRAL, via the coding sequence ATGTTTCAGAACACCTTGTTTCAGACGGCCTTGGGTGTTATGGTTAACCGTTTTGAAATTTTAAGGAGCATTTCGATGAAACTGTATATTTACGACCATTGCCCGTTTTGCGTCCGTGCGCGGATGATTTTCGGCTTGCGCGATGTAGCGGTGGAAGAGGTCGTTTTAGCAAACGATGACGAAGCTACGCCGATTGGCATGATTGGCTCAAAACAAGTGCCGATTTTGCAAAAAGAAGACGGTTCGTTTATGGGTGAGAGTTTGGATATTGTCCGTTACATCGATCAAGGCCGTCTGAAAGAAGAGGTTCGTCCCGAGGTTCAGGCTTGGTTGGATAAAGTGGGCGAATACAATAACAAATTGGTACAGCCGCGCATGGTTAAAATCGGCCTGCCCGAATTTGAGACCGATGAAGCGAAAAAATACTTTATCGACAAAAAAGAGAAAAGTATCGGCAATTTCGAGACTAATCTGAATAAAACGGCACAATATCTGGAGCGTCTGCATCAAGACTTGGCAGAACTGGAAGCGCTGGTGTGCGAAGGCGAGGGCTTGGGTGGAGAAATTAGTTTGGAAGATATCCTGACGTTCCCTATTTTGCGCAACCTGACCGTTGTGCGCGGTATTCAATGGCCGCAAAAATTGATGGATTATTTGTTGGCGATGAGCGAGCGTTCCGGCGTGGCTTTGTATTTTGACCGCGCGTTGTAA
- a CDS encoding RelA/SpoT family protein yields MTTIRQTPQTSSATLEGLLAWFDGYVAALPDSDKNLIQTAFDLAKEHYPADALTTYGEPLLEHFLGSMQIVSELDLLPDAVAATILSDIGKYVPTWHELVTERCNSTVCELVKGVDEVQKLTQFARVDSLATPEERSQQAETMRKMLLAMVTDIRVVLIKLAMRTRTLQFLSNVPDNPEKRAVAKETLDIFAPLANRLGVWQLKWQLEDLGFRHQEPEKYREIALLLDEKRTERLEYIENFLNILRTELKKYNIHFEVAGRPKHIYSIYKKMVKKKLTFDGLFDIRAVRILVDTIPECYTTLGIVHSLWQPIPGEFDDYIANPKGNGYKSLHTVIVGPEDKGVEVQIRTFDMHQFNEFGVAAHWRYKEGGKGDSAYEQKIAWLRQLLDWRENMAESGKEDLAAAFKTELFNDTIYVLTPHGKVLSLPTGATPIDFAYALHSSVGDRCRGAKVEGQIVPLSTPLENGQRVEIITAKEGNPSVNWLYEGWVKSNRAISKIRAYIRQQNADTVREEGRAQLDKQLSKIFPKPNLQALAEKLGFKKTDELYTAIGQGEVSNRAIHKACGALNEPPPVPIDETNIVKQSKIKKGGKNGILIDGEDGLMTTLAKCCKPAPPDDIVGFVTRDRGISVHRNTCPSFRHLAEQAPEKVLNASWAALQEGQVFAVDVEIRAQDRSGLLRDVSDALARHKLNVTAVQTQSRDLEASMRFTLEVRQVNDLPRVLASLGDIKGVLSVTRL; encoded by the coding sequence ATGACCACTATTCGCCAAACGCCCCAAACATCGAGTGCAACGCTGGAAGGCCTCCTCGCTTGGTTCGACGGCTATGTTGCCGCGCTGCCCGATTCCGATAAAAACCTGATTCAGACGGCCTTTGACTTAGCTAAAGAACATTACCCCGCCGATGCACTAACGACTTACGGCGAGCCATTGCTGGAACATTTTCTCGGCTCGATGCAAATCGTCAGCGAACTCGACCTCTTGCCTGATGCCGTGGCCGCTACGATTTTGTCCGACATCGGCAAATACGTTCCCACTTGGCACGAATTGGTTACCGAACGCTGCAACAGCACCGTTTGCGAACTGGTCAAAGGTGTGGACGAAGTGCAGAAACTGACCCAATTCGCCCGCGTGGACAGCCTTGCCACACCGGAAGAACGCAGCCAACAGGCCGAAACCATGCGTAAAATGCTGTTGGCGATGGTTACCGACATCCGCGTCGTCCTGATCAAACTGGCCATGCGTACGCGCACCCTGCAATTCTTAAGCAACGTTCCCGACAATCCTGAAAAACGCGCCGTTGCCAAAGAAACCCTCGACATTTTTGCCCCGCTCGCCAACCGCTTGGGCGTGTGGCAACTCAAATGGCAGCTCGAAGATTTGGGCTTCCGCCATCAAGAGCCGGAAAAATACCGTGAAATCGCCCTGCTTTTGGACGAAAAACGCACCGAGCGCCTCGAATACATCGAAAATTTCCTCAATATCCTGCGTACGGAACTGAAAAAATACAATATTCATTTTGAAGTTGCCGGAAGACCGAAGCACATCTACTCCATTTACAAAAAAATGGTGAAGAAAAAGCTCACTTTCGATGGCTTGTTCGACATCCGTGCCGTACGGATTTTGGTGGACACCATTCCCGAGTGTTACACCACGTTGGGCATTGTCCACAGCCTCTGGCAGCCGATTCCGGGCGAGTTTGACGACTATATCGCCAACCCGAAAGGCAACGGCTATAAAAGTTTGCATACCGTCATCGTCGGCCCGGAAGACAAAGGCGTGGAAGTCCAAATCCGCACCTTCGACATGCACCAATTCAACGAATTCGGTGTCGCCGCCCACTGGCGTTATAAAGAAGGCGGCAAGGGCGATTCCGCCTACGAACAGAAAATCGCCTGGTTGCGCCAACTCTTAGACTGGCGTGAAAACATGGCCGAAAGCGGCAAAGAAGACCTTGCTGCAGCCTTTAAAACTGAGCTGTTCAACGATACGATTTATGTTTTGACCCCTCACGGCAAAGTCCTCTCCCTGCCTACGGGCGCCACCCCCATCGACTTTGCCTATGCCCTGCACAGCAGCGTGGGCGACCGTTGCCGCGGCGCAAAAGTCGAAGGACAAATCGTACCGCTGTCAACGCCTTTGGAAAACGGTCAACGCGTTGAAATCATTACCGCCAAAGAGGGAAATCCTTCCGTCAACTGGCTCTACGAAGGCTGGGTCAAATCCAACCGCGCCATCAGCAAAATCCGTGCCTACATCCGCCAGCAAAATGCGGATACCGTGCGCGAAGAAGGCCGCGCCCAGTTGGACAAACAGTTGTCAAAAATCTTCCCCAAACCTAATCTGCAAGCATTGGCGGAAAAACTCGGCTTCAAAAAAACTGACGAACTCTATACGGCCATCGGTCAGGGCGAAGTTTCCAACCGCGCCATCCACAAAGCCTGCGGCGCACTGAATGAGCCGCCTCCTGTGCCGATTGATGAAACCAATATCGTTAAGCAGTCCAAAATCAAAAAAGGCGGCAAAAACGGCATTTTGATTGACGGCGAAGACGGCCTGATGACCACGCTTGCCAAATGCTGCAAACCGGCACCTCCTGACGATATTGTGGGCTTTGTTACGCGCGACCGCGGTATTTCCGTCCACCGCAATACCTGCCCTTCTTTCCGCCACCTTGCCGAGCAGGCTCCGGAAAAAGTGTTGAATGCAAGCTGGGCAGCCTTGCAAGAAGGACAAGTATTTGCCGTCGATGTCGAAATCCGCGCTCAAGACCGCTCCGGTTTGCTGCGCGACGTTTCGGATGCGCTGGCGCGTCATAAACTCAACGTTACCGCGGTGCAAACCCAATCGCGCGATTTGGAAGCCAGTATGCGCTTTACCCTTGAAGTCCGCCAAGTCAACGACCTGCCGCGCGTATTAGCCAGCTTGGGCGACATCAAAGGCGTTTTAAGCGTAACGCGCTTATAA
- a CDS encoding biliverdin-producing heme oxygenase, translated as MSETQELTFAKRLKEQTTVTHDSVDNLVMFVQPFVSKENYIKFLKLQSVFHKAVDHIYKDAELNKAIPELEYMARYDAVTQDLKDLGEEPYKFDKELPHETGNKAIGWLYCAEGSNLGAAFLFKHAQKLEYNGEHGARHLAPHPNGRGKHWRAFVEHLNALNLTPEAEAEAIQGAQEAFAFYKVILRETFGLPEGTEAPEGMTPHRH; from the coding sequence ATGAGTGAAACACAAGAGCTGACTTTCGCCAAACGCTTGAAAGAGCAAACCACAGTTACACACGACAGCGTTGATAACTTGGTTATGTTTGTCCAGCCTTTCGTCAGCAAAGAAAACTACATCAAATTTTTGAAACTCCAATCAGTTTTCCACAAAGCTGTCGATCACATCTATAAAGATGCCGAATTGAACAAAGCCATTCCCGAACTCGAATACATGGCGCGTTACGATGCCGTAACCCAAGACCTAAAAGACTTGGGCGAAGAGCCTTACAAATTCGACAAAGAATTGCCGCATGAAACAGGCAATAAAGCCATCGGCTGGCTCTATTGCGCCGAAGGTTCAAATTTGGGTGCCGCTTTCTTGTTCAAACACGCTCAAAAACTCGAATACAACGGCGAACACGGCGCACGCCACCTGGCCCCGCATCCCAACGGCCGCGGCAAACACTGGCGCGCCTTCGTCGAGCACCTGAATGCCCTGAACTTAACTCCGGAAGCAGAAGCAGAAGCCATTCAAGGCGCGCAGGAAGCATTTGCCTTCTATAAAGTGATTCTGCGTGAAACCTTCGGTTTGCCGGAAGGCACAGAAGCCCCCGAAGGCATGACGCCGCACAGACACTAA